From the genome of Coleofasciculaceae cyanobacterium, one region includes:
- a CDS encoding SDR family NAD(P)-dependent oxidoreductase has protein sequence MLAEINPANALIVGASQGIGLGFVRALLQQDNVKSIYATYRSQDTAGELFDLERQYSDRLKCLQVDITAESEIAAAIKQIQESVEQLHLAIYCVGVLHDRNLSPEKSLRQIDADKLIYSFQVNSIGAVLLAKHLMPLFNKRDRNILACISAKVGSIGDNRLGGWYGYRASKAALNMFLKTTAIEYSRRCPQTIVVALHPGTTDTRLSQPFQKNVPSAKLFPVEHTVSLLSKVIAGLEIKDSGQFFSWDGTQLPW, from the coding sequence GTGCTAGCAGAGATTAATCCAGCTAACGCCTTAATCGTTGGAGCAAGTCAAGGAATCGGACTAGGATTTGTTCGAGCTTTGTTGCAGCAAGACAATGTTAAAAGTATTTACGCTACCTATCGCAGTCAAGATACGGCGGGTGAATTATTTGATTTAGAACGGCAGTACAGCGATCGCCTAAAATGTTTACAGGTTGATATCACCGCTGAATCTGAGATAGCAGCAGCAATCAAGCAGATTCAAGAGTCGGTCGAGCAGCTACATCTAGCTATTTATTGTGTTGGAGTACTCCACGATCGTAACCTGTCCCCAGAAAAAAGCTTGAGGCAAATTGATGCCGACAAGCTGATCTATTCCTTTCAGGTTAATAGTATCGGGGCGGTATTATTGGCTAAACATTTAATGCCTTTATTTAATAAACGCGATCGCAATATCTTGGCGTGTATCTCAGCTAAAGTCGGCAGCATTGGTGATAATCGCCTTGGTGGCTGGTATGGCTATCGGGCTTCTAAGGCGGCTCTAAATATGTTTCTTAAAACTACAGCGATCGAATATAGTCGTAGATGTCCTCAGACTATAGTAGTGGCATTACATCCAGGTACTACCGACACTAGACTATCTCAACCCTTCCAGAAAAACGTTCCTTCAGCTAAGCTATTCCCCGTAGAACATACGGTAAGTCTGTTATCTAAGGTAATCGCCGGTTTGGAAATAAAAGACAGTGGACAATTCTTTTCCTGGGATGGCACTCAATTGCCTTGGTGA
- a CDS encoding photosystem I reaction center subunit VIII, whose amino-acid sequence MIGNYAASWLPVAMVPLVGLVAAGVAMALLFIYIEGESPAK is encoded by the coding sequence ATGATTGGCAATTATGCAGCTTCCTGGCTACCTGTTGCGATGGTTCCTCTTGTCGGCTTAGTGGCCGCAGGCGTTGCTATGGCGCTTTTGTTTATTTATATTGAAGGCGAAAGCCCAGCCAAATAG
- a CDS encoding EI24 domain-containing protein, translated as MLKTLKKILGGFGTLNGATYPFKASITFIKNPRLIKYIAIPILVNIVVAIALYSGLLYFGWQIVDGVQGNVTVWLNQLITNLPQWLGFLTYLVSGLIVIVRFLLVVILLIATGFLLTQFGVLLGAPWYGQLSEQLEKHRTGKVELIELNIVSDLSRAILYELKKLVLIALISIPLLLINFFLGIGTIVFSVGSLILTTTIVCLDFFDPCLERRRLTFRQKLGIVFKSLPASGSFGLVCLGLISIPLLNLITIPLCVASGTLFICDPEGYAERNRQIKLLGRSSSLPER; from the coding sequence ATGTTAAAGACCTTAAAAAAAATATTAGGTGGGTTTGGAACACTTAACGGTGCAACTTATCCTTTTAAAGCCTCGATCACCTTTATTAAAAATCCCAGGTTAATTAAATATATTGCGATACCGATTCTAGTTAATATCGTAGTTGCGATCGCGCTTTATAGCGGGTTGTTGTACTTTGGTTGGCAGATTGTTGATGGAGTACAAGGAAATGTAACTGTGTGGTTAAACCAATTAATTACTAATCTGCCTCAATGGTTAGGATTTTTAACCTATCTTGTTTCAGGTTTAATTGTGATTGTGCGTTTCTTGTTAGTTGTAATTCTGCTGATTGCCACGGGATTTTTATTAACTCAATTTGGCGTGTTGCTGGGTGCGCCTTGGTATGGTCAACTGTCAGAACAATTAGAAAAGCACCGCACAGGGAAAGTTGAACTGATTGAATTAAATATAGTTAGCGATTTAAGCAGAGCGATTTTATACGAACTCAAAAAGCTAGTGTTAATTGCTTTAATCAGTATTCCCTTATTATTAATTAATTTCTTTCTAGGAATAGGAACAATTGTTTTTAGTGTGGGTTCACTTATCTTGACTACTACCATTGTCTGTTTAGACTTTTTCGATCCCTGTTTAGAAAGAAGACGTTTAACATTCCGCCAAAAGTTAGGTATAGTTTTCAAAAGTCTTCCTGCTAGCGGTAGTTTTGGCTTAGTATGTTTGGGACTAATTAGTATTCCCTTGCTAAATCTAATTACTATTCCTTTGTGTGTCGCCTCAGGAACATTATTTATTTGCGATCCCGAAGGGTACGCGGAGCGTAATCGCCAAATAAAACTCCTAGGACGTTCATCAAGTCTACCCGAAAGATAA
- the sbcC gene encoding exonuclease subunit SbcC, with protein sequence MIPLQLTLKNFLSYRDATLNFQGLHTACICGANGAGKSSLLEAITWVIWGKSRATTEDDVINGGANNLRVDFDFSCNNQIYRVIRSRTRGRSSSLEFQVETKAGNFRSITAKGLRATQDEIISCLKLDYDTFTNSAYLRQGRADEFMLRRPSERKQILADLLKLDRYEQLASQAKDTAKEYKGKIEQLKQNLEPLEIELAKRKEIAAELEHLQQELAKSKALQDCDRQKLQQFQAIEYQRQTWEKQLAFQQTQDQNLAQDCDRATKDINALQGQLASLNNLIKQETEITQGYNQLLAWQSLEKELSAKFATHQEAQQQRQQLEKQLAQHKNQLNLQINQIQTRLESIEQQEQEITKVLGKTQDVEAALIKLEKARQQLSELDRLQQYISPLIKQKNDLEREINREEAKLSARLEQLHHATQKLAEDIEKVPEKRNQLLTVDAQIGELDKKRVYQKRVEEKGTERKEFRFKLQENQRIYERQLHELKQKLEMLDNPEASCPLCDRPLDEHHRHQVVGKTQQQQKEIQEQIWVIREQLSTCDRELQLLRQEYQDISQEISPYDSLQQQFGQLEAQLEATEAVYDQLQVTQEERDNLELSLQNGHYAEELQTEIKRLAGELQTLNYDEQTHALVRGEVNSLRWAEIKQAKIEDAKKRQAKLDEQKPRLLKEIGDLQTGLEKLHINSPIQQQIDSLDRQIQELGYDRTTHHNLLTSLRQSQSWQLKHQELHKAQQEYPQTQAKLIELEQLLQTRLQDRQNSHEQLQEHLAQKETIADHRQEIQTIDRQIYQRRQQLDELISRSGRLQQSLTQIDNLKVQYQDTGKQLKEYEKQYRIYQELTQAFGKNGIQALTIENILPQLEAETNQILARLTGNQFHVQFLTQKASKGTSKKKTKLIDTLDIVIADAGGTRPYETYSGGEAFRINFSVRLALAKLLAQRSGTSLQMLIVDEGFGTQDAEGCNRLVGAINAIASDFACILAVTHMPQFREAFQTRIEVYKDEKGSSLQVSN encoded by the coding sequence ATGATTCCGTTGCAGCTAACACTAAAAAACTTTTTAAGTTATCGAGATGCTACTTTAAACTTTCAAGGGCTGCATACAGCCTGTATTTGTGGCGCTAACGGTGCGGGGAAATCATCACTTCTAGAAGCGATTACCTGGGTGATCTGGGGAAAAAGCCGTGCGACGACTGAAGATGATGTAATCAACGGTGGGGCAAACAACCTTCGTGTCGACTTTGATTTTAGCTGCAATAATCAGATTTATCGCGTCATTCGCTCGCGCACGAGAGGTAGAAGTAGTTCTCTAGAATTTCAGGTGGAGACTAAAGCTGGTAATTTCAGATCGATTACCGCTAAGGGGTTGCGGGCTACCCAGGATGAAATCATTTCCTGTTTAAAGTTAGACTACGACACCTTTACCAACTCAGCTTATTTGCGTCAGGGAAGAGCAGATGAGTTTATGTTACGTCGTCCTAGTGAGCGGAAGCAGATATTAGCAGACCTATTAAAGCTCGATCGCTATGAACAGTTGGCGAGTCAAGCCAAAGATACGGCAAAGGAATATAAGGGCAAGATCGAACAGCTGAAACAAAATTTAGAGCCGTTAGAAATTGAACTGGCAAAAAGAAAAGAGATCGCAGCAGAATTAGAACATCTTCAACAAGAATTAGCCAAATCAAAAGCTTTACAAGATTGCGATCGCCAAAAGCTACAGCAATTTCAAGCAATTGAATATCAGCGACAGACTTGGGAAAAACAACTAGCTTTTCAACAGACGCAAGATCAGAACTTAGCTCAAGATTGCGATCGCGCTACCAAGGATATCAATGCTCTTCAAGGACAACTAGCATCATTAAATAATTTAATTAAACAAGAGACGGAAATTACCCAGGGTTACAACCAGCTACTCGCTTGGCAAAGTTTAGAAAAAGAATTATCCGCTAAGTTTGCTACCCATCAAGAAGCACAGCAGCAAAGACAGCAACTAGAAAAACAGCTTGCCCAACACAAAAATCAGCTAAATTTGCAAATTAACCAGATCCAAACCCGCTTGGAAAGTATCGAACAGCAGGAACAAGAAATAACCAAAGTATTGGGGAAAACTCAGGATGTAGAAGCGGCACTAATCAAGCTAGAAAAAGCTCGTCAGCAGCTAAGCGAATTAGATCGCTTGCAGCAATATATTTCTCCTTTAATCAAGCAAAAAAACGATCTAGAAAGAGAAATTAATCGTGAAGAAGCCAAACTCTCGGCAAGGCTAGAGCAACTGCACCATGCAACCCAAAAGCTAGCCGAAGATATCGAAAAAGTTCCCGAAAAGCGCAACCAACTATTAACCGTAGATGCTCAGATTGGCGAATTAGATAAAAAACGAGTATATCAAAAGCGAGTTGAAGAGAAAGGTACAGAAAGAAAAGAGTTTCGTTTTAAGCTACAGGAAAACCAGCGCATTTATGAAAGACAGTTACACGAACTCAAGCAAAAGCTAGAAATGCTGGATAACCCCGAAGCTAGTTGTCCGTTGTGCGATCGCCCTCTTGATGAACATCATCGCCATCAGGTAGTTGGCAAAACTCAGCAGCAGCAAAAGGAAATTCAAGAACAAATTTGGGTAATTCGAGAACAATTATCTACTTGCGATCGCGAATTGCAGCTACTACGTCAAGAGTATCAGGACATATCACAAGAAATTTCTCCCTATGACTCTCTGCAACAGCAGTTTGGACAACTAGAAGCGCAACTTGAAGCCACCGAAGCCGTATACGATCAGCTGCAAGTAACTCAAGAGGAAAGAGATAATTTAGAGCTATCTCTGCAAAATGGTCATTACGCTGAAGAGTTACAGACGGAAATTAAGCGTTTAGCAGGAGAATTACAGACGCTGAATTATGATGAGCAAACCCACGCTCTAGTTCGAGGAGAAGTAAATAGCCTGCGATGGGCAGAAATTAAACAGGCAAAGATTGAAGATGCCAAAAAGCGTCAGGCAAAATTAGATGAGCAGAAGCCACGACTACTCAAAGAAATTGGCGATCTACAAACTGGTTTAGAAAAGCTACATATCAACTCGCCAATCCAACAGCAGATCGACTCGCTCGATCGCCAAATCCAAGAGTTGGGATACGATCGCACTACCCATCACAACCTGTTAACCTCCTTGAGACAATCGCAATCTTGGCAGTTAAAACATCAGGAATTACATAAGGCACAGCAGGAATATCCTCAAACCCAGGCAAAATTAATTGAACTAGAGCAACTATTACAGACAAGGCTTCAAGATCGACAAAATAGCCACGAACAACTGCAAGAACACCTGGCTCAAAAAGAAACTATTGCCGATCATCGTCAGGAAATTCAAACTATAGATCGGCAAATTTATCAACGTCGTCAACAGCTAGATGAATTAATCTCTCGTAGTGGTAGACTCCAGCAATCTTTAACTCAAATAGATAATTTAAAAGTCCAATATCAAGATACAGGAAAACAACTTAAAGAATACGAAAAACAATATCGCATCTATCAAGAATTAACTCAGGCATTTGGTAAAAATGGTATTCAGGCTTTGACCATTGAAAATATTTTGCCTCAACTAGAAGCTGAAACCAATCAAATTCTTGCCAGACTTACGGGTAATCAGTTTCACGTCCAGTTTTTGACTCAAAAAGCCTCTAAAGGAACATCCAAGAAAAAAACTAAGCTGATCGATACCCTAGATATAGTAATTGCCGATGCTGGTGGTACTCGCCCCTATGAAACCTATTCTGGTGGGGAAGCATTTCGGATCAATTTCTCGGTGCGGTTAGCCTTAGCTAAACTGCTAGCTCAAAGATCGGGTACATCTTTGCAAATGCTAATTGTCGATGAAGGCTTTGGTACACAGGATGCAGAAGGCTGTAATCGATTAGTTGGGGCGATAAATGCGATCGCCTCAGATTTTGCCTGTATTCTTGCCGTAACTCATATGCCCCAGTTTAGAGAGGCTTTCCAAACCCGAATTGAAGTCTATAAAGATGAAAAGGGTTCAAGTTT